The Saccharothrix variisporea genome has a segment encoding these proteins:
- a CDS encoding carbohydrate ABC transporter permease, whose product MKSRPNWPAGLFALVWLAIVVGPLYYVVTASLRTRQEYLGSHPLEFPANPTLDNYVTVLDGGFGKYLVNNIVVTVATVAIVLLVGVPCAYAVVRGTGRFVQRGFTLLLMGLAIPAQATIIPVYLLITRMHLYDSLTAIILPTAAFALPVATLVLTNSLRDVPSELYEAQAIDGAGPFRVLVSLVLPLARPAIMTVVVYTALNAWNGFLFPLVLTQSESSRVLTLGLWNFQGQFGTNVPALMAAVLLSVLPIFAVYLFARRFLLSGLTAGFGK is encoded by the coding sequence GTGAAGTCACGTCCGAACTGGCCCGCCGGGCTCTTCGCCCTGGTGTGGCTGGCGATCGTCGTCGGACCGCTGTACTACGTGGTGACCGCGAGCCTGCGCACCCGGCAGGAGTACCTGGGTTCGCACCCGCTGGAGTTCCCGGCCAACCCCACGCTGGACAACTACGTCACCGTGCTGGACGGCGGCTTCGGCAAGTACCTGGTGAACAACATCGTGGTGACGGTCGCGACCGTGGCGATCGTGCTGCTGGTCGGCGTGCCGTGCGCGTACGCGGTGGTGCGCGGCACCGGGCGGTTCGTGCAGCGCGGGTTCACCCTGCTGCTGATGGGCCTGGCGATCCCCGCGCAGGCCACGATCATCCCGGTGTACCTGCTCATCACCCGCATGCACCTGTACGACAGCCTGACGGCGATCATCCTGCCGACGGCGGCGTTCGCGCTGCCCGTGGCGACGCTGGTGCTGACCAACAGCCTGCGCGACGTGCCGTCCGAGCTGTACGAGGCGCAGGCGATCGACGGGGCGGGGCCGTTCCGGGTGCTGGTGAGCCTGGTGCTGCCGCTGGCCCGACCCGCGATCATGACCGTGGTCGTGTACACGGCGCTCAACGCGTGGAACGGCTTCCTGTTCCCGCTGGTGCTCACGCAGTCCGAGTCCAGCCGGGTGCTGACCCTGGGCCTGTGGAACTTCCAGGGCCAGTTCGGCACCAACGTGCCGGCCCTGATGGCGGCCGTGCTGCTGTCGGTGCTGCCGATCTTCGCGGTGTACCTGTTCGCGCGGCGGTTCCTGCTCAGCGGCCTGACTGCCGGATTCGGGAAGTGA
- a CDS encoding glycoside hydrolase family 3 N-terminal domain-containing protein, protein MHVNTWADPGRPVGERVAALLAEMTLEEKLAQLVGVWVGVTEDDEEVAPAQHEFAEPLPPWDELTKPGLGQLTRVFGTRPVDPLVGARVLAETQRKLVANNRFGIPAMAHEECLSGFTAWRATVFPTPLAWGASFDPTLVERMAREVGLSMRDVGVHQGLAPVLDVTRDPRWGRTEETIGEDPYLVGLLGAAYTRGLESTGIVATLKHFAGYSASRAGRNHAPVHMGRREFADVVLPPFEMALREGGARSVMHSYAEVDGVPPASDTSLLTGLLREEWGFTGVVVADYFGVSFLETAHGVAGSPGEAAALALAAGVDVELPSVRCYGHPLADMVRSGAVAEAFVDRAVTRVLTQKVELGLLDPDWTPDSPAVVRGEPVELDPPALRELARDMAEKSVVLLDNSGGVLPLNASSVAVVGPCADDVLSLMGCYAFPNHVGVQHPEVALGIEIATFLEAFRAEFPGADVVTAKGCEVSGDDRSGIAAAVETASGADVVVAVLGDLAGLFGRGTSGEGCDAEDLSLPGVQGELLEALLATGKPVVLVLLAGRPYALGGYSPAAVVQAFFPGEEGAGAVAGVLSGRVNPSGKLPVSVPRGVGGQPTTYLRPILGGPGGISSVDPSPLYAFGHGLSYTSFELSEFSAGDSWASDGEIEVSAVVRNTGARDGAEVVQLYLSDPVASVTRPVRQLVGFARVELAAGASARVSFRVHADRTSFTGRDLRRVVEPGELRLLVGTSSEDIKWEHSVELTGEARVVGHDRVLVTPVEVSALGSAV, encoded by the coding sequence GTGCACGTGAACACCTGGGCCGACCCGGGCCGACCGGTCGGCGAGCGCGTCGCCGCGCTGCTGGCCGAGATGACCCTGGAGGAGAAGCTGGCCCAGTTGGTGGGCGTGTGGGTGGGTGTCACCGAGGACGACGAGGAGGTCGCGCCGGCGCAGCACGAGTTCGCCGAGCCGCTGCCGCCGTGGGACGAGCTGACCAAGCCCGGCCTGGGCCAGCTGACCCGCGTGTTCGGCACCCGGCCGGTGGACCCGCTGGTGGGCGCGCGGGTGCTGGCCGAGACGCAGCGCAAGCTGGTGGCCAACAACCGGTTCGGCATCCCCGCGATGGCGCACGAGGAGTGCCTGTCGGGGTTCACGGCGTGGCGGGCGACGGTGTTCCCGACGCCGCTGGCGTGGGGCGCGTCGTTCGACCCGACGCTGGTGGAGCGGATGGCCCGCGAGGTCGGGCTGTCCATGCGGGACGTCGGCGTGCACCAAGGGCTCGCTCCCGTGCTGGACGTGACCCGCGACCCGCGGTGGGGCCGGACCGAGGAGACCATCGGCGAGGACCCGTACCTCGTCGGGCTGCTGGGCGCGGCCTACACGCGCGGGCTCGAGTCGACCGGGATCGTGGCCACGCTCAAGCACTTCGCCGGGTACTCGGCCTCGCGCGCCGGGCGCAACCACGCCCCCGTGCACATGGGGCGGCGCGAGTTCGCCGACGTGGTGCTGCCGCCGTTCGAGATGGCGTTGCGCGAGGGCGGGGCCCGGTCGGTCATGCACTCCTACGCCGAGGTGGACGGGGTGCCGCCGGCGTCGGACACTTCCCTGTTGACGGGGTTGCTGCGCGAGGAGTGGGGCTTCACCGGGGTCGTGGTCGCGGACTACTTCGGCGTGTCGTTCCTGGAGACCGCGCACGGCGTCGCGGGGTCGCCCGGCGAGGCCGCCGCGCTGGCGCTGGCCGCCGGCGTGGACGTCGAGCTGCCCTCGGTGCGCTGCTACGGGCACCCGCTGGCGGACATGGTCCGGTCGGGCGCGGTGGCGGAGGCCTTCGTGGACCGCGCGGTGACCCGGGTGCTGACCCAGAAGGTCGAGCTGGGGCTGCTCGACCCGGACTGGACCCCGGACTCGCCGGCCGTGGTGCGCGGCGAGCCCGTCGAGCTGGACCCGCCGGCGTTGCGCGAGCTGGCGCGGGACATGGCCGAGAAGTCCGTGGTGCTGCTGGACAACTCCGGCGGGGTGCTGCCGCTCAACGCGTCGAGCGTCGCGGTGGTGGGACCGTGCGCGGACGACGTGCTGTCCCTGATGGGCTGCTACGCCTTCCCGAACCACGTCGGGGTGCAGCACCCCGAGGTGGCGCTGGGCATCGAGATCGCGACCTTCCTCGAGGCGTTCCGGGCGGAGTTCCCGGGCGCGGACGTGGTGACCGCGAAGGGCTGCGAGGTCTCCGGCGACGACCGGTCCGGGATCGCGGCGGCGGTGGAGACCGCGTCCGGGGCGGACGTGGTGGTGGCCGTGCTGGGTGACCTGGCCGGGCTGTTCGGGCGGGGGACGTCGGGCGAGGGGTGCGACGCCGAGGACCTGTCCCTGCCGGGTGTCCAGGGCGAGCTGCTGGAGGCGCTGCTGGCGACCGGGAAGCCGGTCGTGCTGGTGCTGCTGGCCGGGCGGCCGTACGCGCTCGGCGGGTACTCGCCGGCCGCGGTGGTGCAGGCGTTCTTCCCCGGCGAGGAAGGCGCGGGGGCGGTCGCGGGCGTGTTGAGCGGTCGCGTGAACCCGTCCGGGAAGCTGCCGGTGAGCGTGCCGCGCGGGGTCGGCGGGCAGCCGACCACCTACCTGCGGCCGATCCTGGGCGGGCCGGGCGGCATCAGCTCGGTGGACCCGTCGCCGCTGTACGCCTTCGGGCACGGGCTGTCCTACACGTCGTTCGAGCTGTCGGAGTTCTCGGCCGGGGACTCGTGGGCGTCCGACGGGGAGATCGAGGTGTCGGCGGTCGTGCGCAACACCGGGGCGCGGGACGGGGCCGAGGTGGTGCAGCTGTACTTGAGCGACCCGGTGGCGAGCGTGACGCGGCCCGTGCGGCAGCTGGTCGGGTTCGCGCGGGTGGAGCTGGCGGCGGGTGCGTCGGCTCGGGTGTCGTTCCGGGTGCACGCCGACCGCACCTCCTTCACCGGGCGGGACCTCCGGCGGGTGGTCGAGCCGGGTGAGCTGCGGCTGCTGGTCGGCACGTCCAGCGAGGACATCAAGTGGGAGCACTCCGTCGAGCTCACCGGGGAGGCCCGGGTCGTGGGGCACGACCGCGTGCTGGTGACCCCGGTCGAGGTTTCGGCGCTGGGGAGCGCCGTGTGA
- a CDS encoding extracellular solute-binding protein, which yields MRTLVSAGLVAVAAVVSACGTAGPAEPGAGGVKVWALQDPVLNPIEQKSIDFFKSGGGNASLETFGNDPYKQKLRVAIGSPNAPDVFFNWGGGNLKEYVDAGKIADLTPVLDQNSALKSAFLPSVLDGAKIDGKYYGIPMRGMQPVLLFFNKEVFAAAGAQPPKTWDDLLALVDTFKAKGIQPISLAGSQAWTELMWIEYILDRIGGPEVFRNIRDGKGQGWKDPAVTEALTKLKELIDRGGFGTNFASVGYDVGGASTILAQGKAAMHLMGSWEYVNQLGQSPDFVKKGSLGWVAFPSIPGGKGDPGNVVGNASNYYSVTSGSSQVEAAKKFVSTALHEDSYVQALIDAGDVPAVVGVESKLAKAANSEYTTWIYGQVKEAKSFQLSWDQDLPAEKATAMLTQLQEFFLGKVSPQQFVDAVAAR from the coding sequence ATGCGAACCCTGGTTTCCGCAGGGCTCGTCGCCGTGGCAGCAGTGGTGTCCGCGTGTGGCACGGCCGGTCCGGCCGAGCCGGGCGCGGGTGGGGTGAAGGTGTGGGCGCTCCAGGACCCCGTCCTCAACCCGATCGAGCAGAAGTCGATCGACTTCTTCAAGTCCGGCGGCGGCAACGCGTCGCTGGAGACGTTCGGCAACGACCCGTACAAGCAGAAGCTGCGGGTCGCGATCGGCTCGCCGAACGCGCCGGACGTGTTCTTCAACTGGGGCGGCGGCAACCTCAAGGAGTACGTCGACGCCGGCAAGATCGCCGACCTGACCCCGGTGCTCGACCAGAACAGCGCGCTCAAGAGCGCGTTCCTGCCCAGCGTGCTGGACGGCGCGAAGATCGACGGCAAGTACTACGGCATCCCGATGCGCGGCATGCAGCCCGTGCTGCTGTTCTTCAACAAGGAGGTGTTCGCCGCCGCCGGCGCGCAGCCGCCGAAGACGTGGGACGACCTGCTCGCGCTGGTGGACACCTTCAAGGCCAAGGGCATCCAGCCGATCTCGCTGGCCGGCTCTCAGGCCTGGACCGAGCTGATGTGGATCGAGTACATCCTGGACCGCATCGGCGGCCCCGAGGTGTTCCGCAACATCCGCGACGGCAAGGGCCAGGGCTGGAAGGACCCGGCCGTGACCGAGGCGCTGACCAAGCTCAAGGAGCTCATCGACCGGGGCGGCTTCGGCACCAACTTCGCCTCCGTCGGCTACGACGTGGGTGGCGCCTCGACGATCCTGGCGCAGGGCAAGGCCGCCATGCACCTCATGGGCTCGTGGGAGTACGTCAACCAGCTCGGCCAGAGCCCCGACTTCGTCAAGAAGGGGTCCCTCGGCTGGGTGGCGTTCCCGTCCATCCCGGGCGGCAAGGGCGATCCTGGCAACGTGGTCGGCAACGCGAGCAACTACTACTCGGTGACCTCGGGCTCCTCCCAGGTCGAGGCGGCGAAGAAGTTCGTCTCCACCGCGCTGCACGAGGACTCCTACGTGCAGGCGCTGATCGACGCCGGTGACGTGCCGGCCGTGGTCGGCGTGGAGAGCAAGCTGGCCAAGGCCGCCAACTCCGAGTACACGACGTGGATCTACGGCCAGGTCAAGGAGGCCAAGAGCTTCCAGCTGTCCTGGGACCAGGACCTGCCCGCCGAGAAGGCGACGGCCATGCTGACCCAGCTGCAGGAGTTCTTCCTGGGCAAGGTCTCCCCGCAGCAGTTCGTCGACGCGGTGGCCGCGCGCTGA
- a CDS encoding carbohydrate ABC transporter permease: MRSQRPSGWYAVPAYGFFALFAVLPMVLVVYLSFTSWQGLGTPVPNGTANWSRLIADGEAHAAVGRTVLLMVVSWLFQTPIALLIGVWAAGPQRSRAVLSSIFFLPLLLSTAAIALLWQALLDPNFGIAAGGMQFLGDPDIAIYTVVFVISWQYIPFHTLMYQGAARAIPASLYEAATIDGASRVSKFLHITLPQLRYTLVTSSVLMLVGSLTTFDTVLILTGGGPGTATRILPLHMYITGFSGFEMGYASSIAVVLVVLGTALSVAVMRWSGFRAMSSQQEGS; encoded by the coding sequence ATGCGTTCACAGCGACCGTCCGGCTGGTACGCCGTCCCCGCCTACGGGTTCTTCGCGCTGTTCGCGGTGCTGCCCATGGTGCTGGTGGTGTACTTGAGCTTCACGTCGTGGCAGGGACTGGGCACCCCGGTGCCCAACGGGACCGCCAACTGGTCCCGCCTGATCGCCGACGGGGAAGCCCACGCCGCCGTGGGGCGGACCGTGCTGCTCATGGTCGTGTCCTGGCTGTTCCAGACCCCGATCGCACTGCTGATCGGGGTCTGGGCGGCCGGGCCGCAGCGGTCCCGCGCGGTGCTGAGCTCGATCTTCTTCCTGCCCCTGCTGCTGTCCACGGCGGCCATCGCGCTGCTGTGGCAGGCGCTGCTGGACCCGAACTTCGGCATCGCCGCGGGTGGGATGCAGTTCCTGGGCGACCCCGACATCGCGATCTACACCGTGGTGTTCGTGATCTCCTGGCAGTACATCCCGTTCCACACGCTGATGTACCAGGGCGCGGCGCGGGCCATCCCGGCGTCGCTGTACGAGGCGGCCACCATCGACGGGGCGTCGCGCGTGAGCAAGTTCCTGCACATCACGCTGCCGCAGCTGCGGTACACGCTGGTGACCTCGTCGGTGCTGATGCTCGTCGGGTCGCTGACGACGTTCGACACCGTGCTCATCCTCACCGGCGGTGGGCCGGGCACGGCCACGCGGATCCTGCCGCTGCACATGTACATCACCGGCTTCAGCGGGTTCGAGATGGGTTACGCCAGCTCGATCGCCGTGGTGCTGGTGGTGCTCGGGACCGCGCTGTCGGTCGCGGTCATGCGGTGGAGCGGGTTCCGCGCGATGAGCAGCCAGCAGGAGGGCTCGTGA
- a CDS encoding glycosyl hydrolase 115 family protein, whose product MRVLSVLLPLALLAPVVPTASAEPAAQSHVEGYVVDVGGPGRFPLASRGRVAPLVVSAEDFPGVVRVVGDLRDDLSRVTGVEPSVGGTVVDGAVIVGTVGRSPLVDDLVRRGKLDVSDLVGKWETSVQQVVQNPLPGVRRALVIAGSDQRGTIYGAYDVSREIGVSPWYFWDDVQPRKRTELHVLPGRHSQGTPAVKYRGFFINDENPQLGRWAPKFFGGGSAPGFPNGFNHLFYAKVFETMLRLKANYLWPAVWGRAFAEDDPLNHRTAKEYGVVMGTSHEAPMMRGIEEWNRHARSGVGDPYGGNGDWSFRRNRSAIEQYWTDGVRRMKEQDFEGVVTLGMRGNGDVGLPDGDGIELMQEILASQREILKREGMLNVPQVQTLYKEVQRYWDQGLRPPDDVTVVFADDNWGNMRKLPARDLPRRAGGYGLYYHFDYVGGGRNYKWVDTNLLPNVWEQLDQAYAYGVDRLWVVNVGDMKNNELPLQFFLDYAWNPKRWPLEKLGEWERRYAAQNFGVARAAGIASVLRDYSKLQSDRKPELLNRKISGEGTVVSYDDQATPFSLTDYREIERVTAEWQELAERAERIRRSLPAWQQDAYYQLVYYPVKASANLYALRLAEFTNLLYVAQGRASANALAAETEARFAEDQAMSDYYNNVLAGGKWQGFQTQPKIGYGDVARYGPNAPWQQPESNNEALPDEVFPAVKRVSLPAVAEMGVAVDGSDQWFGSGTAVLPEFSRWQSQPGQYVDVFNRGSVPFSYSVSAPPWVVVDRPSGTVDDQVRLSVGVDWSRVPAGKTTSPVVVTGAGRSVRVDVVVDNTPLRGRGFVEANGYVSMEASHASRMVGGDGVRWQVIPDLGRTGDAVKPFPVTAPSRAPDGPRLEYELTVKASGPVTVWAYLSPRNPVLSGPGLRYGVSFDDQAPQVVDITAATGANDTTMNKQWERNTSDNVNRTATRHELAAGVHTLKFWVVDPTVVVQKLVVDTGGLRPSYLGPPESRSVR is encoded by the coding sequence GTGAGGGTCCTGTCGGTGTTGCTGCCGTTGGCGTTGTTGGCGCCGGTGGTGCCCACGGCGTCCGCTGAGCCGGCCGCCCAGTCGCACGTCGAGGGGTACGTGGTCGACGTGGGCGGGCCGGGGCGGTTCCCGTTGGCTTCCCGGGGTCGGGTCGCGCCGCTGGTGGTCAGCGCCGAGGACTTCCCCGGTGTGGTGCGGGTCGTGGGGGATCTGCGGGACGATCTCTCGCGCGTGACGGGTGTTGAGCCTTCGGTTGGCGGGACCGTCGTCGACGGGGCTGTGATCGTGGGTACGGTCGGACGCAGCCCCTTGGTCGACGATCTGGTGCGGCGGGGCAAGCTCGACGTGTCGGACCTGGTCGGCAAGTGGGAGACGTCGGTCCAGCAGGTCGTCCAGAACCCGCTGCCAGGGGTACGGCGGGCGCTGGTCATCGCCGGGTCCGACCAGCGCGGCACCATCTACGGGGCCTACGACGTGTCCCGCGAGATCGGGGTGTCGCCCTGGTACTTCTGGGACGACGTCCAGCCGCGGAAGCGCACCGAGCTGCACGTCCTGCCCGGCCGGCACAGCCAGGGCACACCGGCGGTGAAGTACCGCGGGTTCTTCATCAACGACGAGAACCCGCAGCTGGGGCGGTGGGCGCCGAAGTTCTTCGGCGGTGGGTCGGCGCCTGGGTTCCCCAATGGGTTCAACCACCTCTTCTACGCCAAGGTCTTCGAGACCATGCTGCGGCTCAAGGCCAACTACCTGTGGCCGGCGGTGTGGGGGCGGGCGTTCGCCGAGGACGACCCGCTCAACCACCGGACGGCCAAGGAGTACGGCGTCGTCATGGGCACCTCGCACGAGGCCCCGATGATGCGCGGCATCGAGGAGTGGAACCGGCACGCGCGGTCGGGTGTCGGCGATCCGTACGGGGGCAACGGGGACTGGAGCTTCCGGCGCAACCGGTCGGCCATCGAGCAGTACTGGACCGACGGCGTGCGGCGGATGAAGGAGCAGGACTTCGAGGGCGTGGTGACCCTCGGCATGCGCGGCAACGGTGACGTGGGCCTGCCGGACGGCGACGGCATCGAGCTGATGCAGGAGATCCTGGCTTCGCAGCGGGAGATCCTGAAGCGCGAGGGCATGCTGAACGTGCCGCAGGTGCAGACCCTCTACAAGGAGGTCCAGCGGTACTGGGACCAGGGGTTGCGCCCGCCGGACGACGTGACGGTCGTCTTCGCGGACGACAACTGGGGCAACATGCGCAAGCTGCCGGCGCGGGACTTGCCGCGGCGGGCCGGTGGTTACGGGCTGTACTACCACTTCGACTACGTGGGCGGCGGCCGGAACTACAAGTGGGTGGACACCAACCTGCTGCCGAACGTGTGGGAACAGCTCGACCAGGCCTACGCGTACGGGGTCGACCGGCTGTGGGTCGTGAACGTCGGCGACATGAAGAACAACGAGCTGCCGTTGCAGTTCTTCCTCGACTACGCCTGGAACCCGAAGCGGTGGCCGCTGGAGAAGCTGGGCGAGTGGGAACGGCGGTACGCGGCGCAGAACTTCGGCGTGGCGCGGGCGGCCGGGATCGCGTCGGTGCTGCGGGACTACTCGAAGTTGCAGTCGGACCGGAAGCCGGAGCTGCTGAACCGCAAGATCAGCGGCGAGGGGACCGTGGTTTCGTATGACGACCAAGCCACGCCGTTCAGCCTGACGGACTACCGGGAGATCGAGCGGGTCACCGCCGAGTGGCAGGAGCTGGCGGAGCGGGCCGAGCGGATTCGGCGGTCGTTGCCGGCGTGGCAGCAGGACGCGTACTACCAGTTGGTGTACTACCCGGTGAAGGCGTCGGCGAACCTGTACGCGTTGCGGTTGGCGGAGTTCACCAACCTGCTGTACGTGGCGCAGGGGCGGGCGTCGGCGAATGCGTTGGCGGCCGAGACCGAGGCGCGGTTCGCCGAAGACCAGGCGATGTCGGACTACTACAACAACGTCCTGGCCGGCGGGAAGTGGCAGGGGTTCCAGACCCAGCCCAAGATCGGGTACGGCGACGTCGCCCGGTACGGTCCCAACGCGCCCTGGCAGCAGCCGGAGTCGAACAACGAAGCCCTGCCGGACGAGGTCTTTCCGGCGGTGAAGAGGGTGTCGTTGCCGGCGGTGGCCGAGATGGGCGTGGCCGTCGACGGGTCGGACCAGTGGTTCGGTTCCGGGACGGCGGTGTTGCCGGAGTTCAGTCGGTGGCAGTCGCAGCCCGGGCAGTACGTGGATGTCTTCAACCGGGGGTCGGTGCCGTTCTCGTACTCGGTGTCGGCGCCGCCGTGGGTGGTCGTGGACCGGCCGTCGGGGACGGTCGACGACCAGGTCCGGTTGTCGGTGGGGGTCGACTGGTCGCGGGTGCCGGCGGGGAAGACCACGTCGCCGGTGGTGGTGACGGGGGCTGGTCGAAGCGTTCGGGTGGACGTGGTCGTGGACAACACGCCGTTGCGTGGGCGTGGTTTTGTCGAGGCCAACGGGTACGTGTCGATGGAGGCCTCGCACGCTTCGCGGATGGTCGGCGGGGACGGTGTGCGGTGGCAGGTGATCCCTGACCTCGGGCGGACCGGCGACGCGGTGAAGCCGTTCCCGGTGACCGCGCCGAGCCGTGCGCCGGACGGGCCGCGCCTGGAGTACGAGCTGACGGTCAAGGCGAGTGGTCCGGTGACGGTGTGGGCCTACCTGTCGCCGCGCAACCCGGTGCTGAGCGGGCCGGGGCTGCGGTACGGGGTGTCGTTCGACGACCAGGCGCCGCAGGTCGTGGACATCACGGCGGCGACCGGCGCCAACGACACGACCATGAACAAGCAGTGGGAGCGCAACACGTCAGACAACGTGAACCGAACCGCCACGCGCCACGAGTTGGCGGCGGGGGTGCACACCCTGAAGTTCTGGGTGGTGGACCCGACCGTGGTGGTGCAGAAGCTGGTCGTGGACACCGGCGGGCTCCGCCCCAGTTACCTGGGGCCACCGGAGAGCCGAAGCGTCCGCTGA
- a CDS encoding LacI family DNA-binding transcriptional regulator yields the protein MPTKADPSSPDDTTSGKITIADIAAEAGVSVPTVSKVMNGRADVAPHTRERVEAIIRRHGYQRRSDERSRRSNLVELMFHELESAWALEIIRGAEQVAAEQGLALVLSESQGRLTPGHGWLEGVIARRPLGVISVFSDLTAQQLAKLRARDIPVVVVDPIGEPQDSTPSIGATNWNGGLTATRHLIELGHRRIAMIGGPERVLCSRARVDGYRAALETAGLAFDPDLVRYGDFHVESGRRQFAPLLDLPDPPTAVFAGSDLQALGVYEAARAAGLRVPEDLSVVGFDDLPVAQWVGPPLTTVRQPLQDMAAAGTRLAITLARGDEPEHRRIELATTLVVRQSTAPPRA from the coding sequence ATGCCGACCAAAGCCGACCCGTCTTCGCCGGATGACACCACCTCCGGCAAGATCACCATTGCCGACATCGCGGCCGAGGCCGGCGTATCGGTACCGACAGTTTCGAAGGTGATGAACGGCCGCGCCGACGTCGCCCCGCACACCCGGGAGCGGGTCGAGGCGATCATCCGCCGGCACGGCTACCAGCGCCGATCCGACGAGCGCTCCCGCCGGTCGAACCTGGTGGAGCTGATGTTCCACGAGCTGGAGAGCGCGTGGGCGCTGGAGATCATCCGGGGTGCCGAGCAGGTCGCCGCCGAGCAGGGTCTGGCGCTGGTGCTGTCGGAGTCCCAGGGGCGGCTCACCCCCGGCCACGGCTGGCTGGAGGGCGTGATCGCGCGCCGGCCACTGGGCGTGATCTCGGTGTTCTCCGACCTGACCGCCCAGCAGCTGGCGAAGCTGCGGGCCCGGGACATCCCGGTCGTGGTGGTCGACCCGATCGGTGAACCCCAGGACTCGACGCCGTCCATAGGGGCCACGAACTGGAACGGCGGCCTCACCGCGACCCGCCACCTGATCGAACTGGGCCACCGCCGGATCGCGATGATCGGCGGCCCCGAGCGCGTGCTGTGCAGCCGGGCCCGGGTGGACGGCTACCGCGCGGCGCTGGAGACCGCGGGCCTGGCCTTCGACCCGGACCTGGTCCGCTACGGCGACTTCCACGTCGAGTCGGGCCGCCGCCAGTTCGCTCCCCTGCTCGACCTGCCCGACCCGCCCACGGCCGTGTTCGCCGGTAGCGACCTGCAGGCGTTGGGCGTCTACGAGGCCGCGCGGGCGGCGGGGCTGCGGGTGCCGGAGGACCTGTCGGTGGTCGGCTTCGACGACCTGCCGGTGGCCCAGTGGGTCGGCCCGCCGTTGACCACGGTCCGGCAGCCGTTGCAGGACATGGCCGCCGCGGGCACCCGCCTGGCGATCACGCTGGCCCGCGGCGACGAGCCCGAACACCGCCGGATCGAACTGGCCACGACCCTGGTGGTCCGGCAGAGCACCGCTCCCCCCAGGGCTTGA
- a CDS encoding LacI family DNA-binding transcriptional regulator has product MRRATLATIAAAAGVSLPTVSKVLNGKDDVGPETRARVRRLLAEYDYVPVGARRASGQLLVDLVFTALDSPWAVEIIRGVVDSGLHVVVSSAAGQRGHSSWAASLVDAKRAGALLVTSQLTAADRRVLAGSRIPVVVIDPVDLPNPDVPSVGATNWAGGLAATEHLIRLGHQRVAVIGGPAGMLCSRARVDGYRAALDRAGLPFDPGLVRHGDFKHEGGFRCATELLRLPDRPTAVFAGNDEQALGVIEAARVAGLSVPNDLSVVGFDDLPVAVWSSPALTTVRQPLTEMGRHAGRMLADLIAGRPVETERVELATELVVRSSTKEPPCT; this is encoded by the coding sequence ATGCGACGAGCCACATTGGCCACGATCGCCGCCGCAGCCGGAGTGTCGCTCCCGACGGTGTCCAAAGTCCTCAACGGCAAGGACGACGTCGGCCCCGAGACCAGGGCCCGCGTGCGGCGGCTGCTGGCCGAATACGACTACGTGCCGGTGGGCGCGCGCAGGGCCTCCGGGCAGCTGCTGGTGGACCTGGTGTTCACCGCGCTGGACAGCCCGTGGGCGGTGGAGATCATCCGCGGGGTCGTGGACAGCGGGCTGCACGTGGTCGTCTCCTCCGCGGCCGGTCAGCGCGGCCACTCCTCCTGGGCGGCGTCCCTGGTCGACGCCAAGCGCGCCGGCGCGCTGCTGGTGACCTCCCAGCTCACGGCCGCGGACCGGCGGGTGCTCGCGGGCTCGCGCATCCCGGTCGTCGTCATCGACCCGGTCGACCTGCCCAACCCGGACGTGCCCAGCGTCGGCGCGACCAACTGGGCGGGCGGCCTGGCCGCGACCGAGCACCTGATCCGGCTGGGCCACCAGCGGGTCGCCGTCATCGGCGGACCGGCCGGGATGCTGTGCAGCCGCGCCCGGGTGGACGGCTACCGGGCCGCGCTGGACCGCGCCGGCCTGCCGTTCGACCCGGGCCTGGTGCGCCACGGCGACTTCAAGCACGAGGGCGGCTTCCGGTGCGCCACGGAGCTGCTGCGCCTGCCGGACCGGCCCACGGCCGTGTTCGCGGGCAACGACGAGCAGGCGCTGGGCGTGATCGAGGCCGCCCGCGTGGCGGGCCTGTCCGTGCCGAACGACCTCAGCGTCGTGGGGTTCGACGACTTACCCGTCGCGGTGTGGTCGTCGCCCGCCCTGACCACCGTCCGCCAGCCGCTCACCGAGATGGGCCGGCACGCGGGGCGGATGTTGGCGGACCTGATCGCGGGCCGCCCGGTGGAGACCGAGCGGGTGGAGCTGGCCACCGAACTCGTCGTCCGATCGTCAACGAAGGAGCCTCCGTGCACGTGA